AGGCTTACTGTCTCATGAACCTTAGATCtacaaaaacttcaaaattcCCACTCTTTTGGTAATGAGCCTTTGCCAGAGAATATGCAAGAAATTTATCCAAGGAACAAATGTCCTCTTCACAGGAGACACCAGCTACTCAATACAAAATGCagattattaatattataaaaattttagttgattGTTGTCACGTGTTAATGGACACCAACAATAAAATATTGGaagctctcatggtagattgCATATCTCAGCATGTATCACAGTTTATATAGACCATAGACCCTAAACCCAGAATATTAATGccactatatgtatatatcaccAATAGTCAGCTTATGTGCTGTGAATAGCAAAAGAAGGGGGGTTTTGACTGGTGCGTGCGGTTATGATGAATGACATAAATGGGGTTAATCATAGCTAAAAGGAGCCAATAAAGAAACACCATGTCTATAGATGAGCAAATGACCTTCTACTAGTTATATATATCTCAAACAAGAAACCTTGCTCACATAGCCGAAGATATGATTTCTATTAGTTACACAAAAGAATGGTTACAGTACAAAAATTGTGGACATGATGCTAGAAAAAAATGCAATGGTTAGCAGATGCATACAAACAGAAACTTCATAACCTTATGCTGTGTTCAGCTAGAGAATGTTACCTAACAGTTAATCCAATGTTAAAGAGTAAAAAATCATCAGCAACAATATGAGCTAGGAAGGTGTCAATGTTGTAAACAACATTGTAAGAAACAAGCTATAAATATGAAGGGAACAATCATAAAAGtgacagaaaaagagaagaatgaCCCCTTATTCTGCAAAATTGTTCGGTAGAACCTAATTTTTGTATCTCACAGTAATACAAGTAGAAGATTCGGGTATTACATTCAGGATAAACTGGCAAGAGTAAGTTAAGCTTCATTTCTCTGTCAAATCTTAATATTAATAGTAACCAATAACtcatcgaccgtccctagagcaagtggcaaagggcttggtggttggtacccgaggtcccaagttcgaatcctagttgattcacatttctagctaagtttatttctaaatgaaatagacGAAGCatgtagcgtgctacctatctctcaaaaaaaataatagtaaccAATAACTCAAGAAACATACCATCTTCCTAAGAAACACCAGcaaaattattttacagatATTGCAAATAGAAATGCCTAACATTTGCTATTCAATAACCTGCTATTCAAGCATGCCAAGGAAAGGATGCCAAAAGATGATggccaaaaataaatatattactttCTGTAGGGTAGTTGAAAAGAACCAAACAGTCCTAAAGTTAATCATAACAAACTTCACCGTTCGGCGCATATACTTCTTGGTTATTGGCTTTATATAACTATGCCCATTCCCCGATTCAatgaaatttattatataaactACATATCCCTCAACTTATTAAATCAACTGCATATCCCTAATGAAGCCAAAGTCTAAAATCATCAGTATGATCATAATCTTTGGAAAGCAGTCCTGGATAAGACACgcattagaatatatatatgtgggcATATAGTGAATGTATCAGGACATCTCTGTAGTTCTCGCGGCAACATTCTGATGTGTTCAAACTTCAAAGTTCCGACCTCATCTCTAATGTGAATTTCAGAACATATCTATATTTCTCATGCGCTAATTTAGAGATACTGTAGATGCTGCAGATTCAACATACAATGGAACAAAACATCAATCAAAAAATTGTAGAGCAACATTCAGATAAAGGATTATTTCCATAACGAGTCTTGCTAGGGAAGAATATGTGACTCCCAAATTGGGCAATTCAGTCTGGTCAAACTGGAAAGACTTCTAGTTGAATATAGATATTAAGAATACCGGTCTCTACAAGCTTAAGGATTTGGAGAACAATATTCTTTAACAGTTTGTTTAGTTTCTCTCCTGCTTCATTCACATAGCACAAGTATAATTGTACGTCTCAATGAATTTTGCCCAAATCTTACGAATTCGTCCTCCTTTCCCACATTCCAACAGATATGGAgccaaaccaaaacccaaatcaaccTTATTACAGATCTAAGAACCTTTCCACGGCCTCTATGTAATCTTTCTAAATCCCAATGGTTGTAACAATTTATACCAAACCGTAGAAACCCTAATCCCAATTCTATcagcaaatttttttaaaaaaaaaacagcccTAAATTACCAGAATTAATCAAGACAAGATTCCACAAAGAATCCATCGTAAAGATCCAATCTTGGACCCATCAAACCCATAAAGAGCACGTCAATAGCCACTAAAACCAATCAATGAGAGGATAGAGAGAGGGACCAACCAATCGAATCAGGAGGCCTTCGCCGGGGAGGGGATGAGGGGGATTGGCGCGGCGCCGGGGATCTGCTGcttcgccttcttcttcttcctctcctcctcgagctcgcGGATCCGCTGCATCTGCAGCATGCGCTCCATGACGAGTTCGTACTCGCACTTCTCGTAGGCGTGGCGCTCGGGCTCGCACCGCCACGGGAGGTAGAACTCGGCGGCGCGGCATTTGTTGAGGGGTATGAGGAGGTGCGCGCACTGATCGCGGTAGGGGAGGGGCACACGCGCCTCCACCATCTCCTCCTGCGTCGCGATCATCGGCTTCGTCGACCCCAGCttcaccacctcctcctcccccgccaTTGTTGCGCACTCGGAGCTCCTCGACTCTCCTTCGCCCTCGCTCGATTACACGCGTCGCTCTCGCCCCACGACTTTGGACTATCGGGCTAAAAATGTGAACACGGACGGACCCAACTTGGGTTCTGAGATTAAAGACTTACCAATtggatataatataatataatatataggggttaatttcatacgtGTCCTTACAAATAttatgaatgataaatatatcattctctataaaatttacgaaaaacttcaaataccctccttgtggtttcactcatctcactttagtactatgtggtttaaagtgtatcaagttagtaccctgtgcactttctcattttagtactatgtggtttaaagtgtatcaagttagtaccctgtggtttcgcactttctcactttagtaccatgtggtttaatattttattaagaaaaaaataaaatcacagagtgttaacttgatacaaaaataaaatcacaggatactaacttgataaaaaaataaaaccacagagtactaacttgatacactttaaaccacagggtactaaagtgagaaattacgaaaccacatggtgctaacttgatatactttaaaccacagggtactaaaataaaaaagtgcgaaaccactggaggatttttgaaattttttccaaaatttaactttcatatgttgttctcGCAAAAGTtttaacattttcaaatatgtcatttATGTTTGTTACCGTCAgataattgtttatatttttaattttatcatcataaatatgtcaATTCAAAAgacataacagtataatataagaagggtaaaaatatcaaaaactaatcagAGTTAAGCATTTAATTtatggttaattaaatttttctaacagattctaacggccggaatatatttgaaaatatcaagacttttacaggaataataaataaaagttgaattttatataaatatatttgtcattcactatgtttgtaagGACCTGTACAAAATTAATCgatatatagagagagctaGAGTGAGCTATaatatcggtagtacggagtcCTCCATACTACTAAggattagtttggtattgaggtctatctaacgctattagataaaatggagctgagaaaaaaataaatagggatatgcttctgcgttctccggtgggaccacagaaaatatattgtaaccgactcatcgcaatatgcgaaacgcaatattacgtacggaaacagacagagtatttttccaacgtactttttcaccgcacgtaacgcaatcttcccgAAATCTCAAATGAAGcctaagttgttttcaacaatgtggtttccaaatcgacgatcgacttcattaaatttaatctacactattaaaagtatttaaaaacgaaatttcataattttttcatatcatttagctatcaaacgagaaatctaaaaataaacagttgaaaataaaaatctaataaaaatgataataaaagacttgaatttcagatcaaagatattgatcctactgtaaaaaaaaattttattaaaattttatcagatttgaattattttacacaattaaattcacaaacacatcacatcaatcattaaaattatcaattttgaaatcttttaatcactaaccaaataatatcgaaaaattataaaaattagctttcaaatacttttaatagtgtggaTCAAGTCAAACGGAGCAGATCATCGATTTAAAAGCCGCGTAATTGAAAACAACTCAACACTACAAAAGCCTCCAaactactgatagtatagcaaccatactttctctctctctatatatatagagaaaaagTCTGCCCATATGCTTTTTTTGGAGGGTATGATATACACCATCCATTCTAAAGTGGAATGTACCTTACTCGTCACATTATACACCTTCCATTCTAGGATGGAATGTATTTCACTTATCATACACATATGAATTGTGCCGggctggcacggcccacattttctGGGCCGAAACGGGCTAGAGGCTGGCTAGTCCCAGCCCGGATTTAATTTCCGGCCGGGTCGTACCGGGCCCAAGTTGTCTACCCTCTGGCCCAGCACGACCTTTTGGCCCGAAAGACACAGGCCGTGCTTCAGGCCCGGCCTagtaaagtatttatttttaattttttttaaaaaaaatagtatgcaatttaaaaatgtaaataataaatattttcatttaaattaatattttggctaaaatattaaaaaaattataaaaataattatactaaaataaatatttaattttttaaaaaataaataaatttgtattaNaatgataataaaagacttgaatttcaGATCAAAGATACTGATcctactgtaaaaaaaaattttattaaaattttatcagatttggattattttacaccgttaaattcacaaacacatcacatcaatcattaaaattatcaattttgaaactttttaatcactagccaaataatgttgaaaaattatgaaaattagctTTCAAATGATTTTAATAGTGTGGAACGGAGCATATCGTCGATTTAAAAGCCGCgtaattgaaaataacttgacaCTACGAAAGCCTCCAAACTACCAATAATATAGCAACcgtactttctctct
This genomic window from Ananas comosus cultivar F153 linkage group 3, ASM154086v1, whole genome shotgun sequence contains:
- the LOC109708029 gene encoding NADH dehydrogenase [ubiquinone] 1 beta subcomplex subunit 7-like, translating into MAGEEEVVKLGSTKPMIATQEEMVEARVPLPYRDQCAHLLIPLNKCRAAEFYLPWRCEPERHAYEKCEYELVMERMLQMQRIRELEEERKKKKAKQQIPGAAPIPLIPSPAKAS